A DNA window from Desulfurobacterium atlanticum contains the following coding sequences:
- the gmhA gene encoding D-sedoheptulose 7-phosphate isomerase — MIITEKAFKEHLETVTKLRNLLNEIENLGKKLSDILKKHNKVLLMGNGGSAADCQHIAAELVGRFKKERKGLPAIALTTDTSILTAVGNDYSFNEIFARQIEALANKGDLVIGISTSGNSENVIRGILKAKEIGCYTVGLLGKNGGKLKDLVDLAIVVPSNNTPRIQECHILIGHIVCEIVDREFSDV, encoded by the coding sequence ATGATAATAACGGAAAAAGCTTTTAAGGAACATTTAGAAACCGTAACTAAATTGCGAAATCTTCTGAACGAAATAGAAAATTTAGGAAAGAAACTAAGTGATATTTTAAAAAAACACAATAAAGTCTTACTTATGGGCAACGGAGGAAGTGCAGCAGATTGTCAGCATATAGCAGCTGAACTTGTAGGAAGATTTAAAAAAGAAAGAAAAGGGCTACCAGCAATAGCTTTAACGACAGATACATCTATTCTAACAGCGGTAGGAAATGATTATTCCTTTAATGAAATTTTTGCAAGACAGATAGAAGCTCTGGCTAATAAAGGAGACTTAGTAATAGGTATATCAACCTCTGGTAATAGCGAGAATGTGATAAGAGGTATTTTAAAAGCTAAAGAAATTGGATGTTATACAGTAGGTTTGCTTGGAAAAAACGGAGGAAAGTTGAAAGATTTAGTTGACTTAGCCATAGTAGTTCCTTCAAATAATACTCCGAGAATTCAGGAATGTCATATATTAATCGGACACATAGTATGTGAAATTGTAGATAGGGAGTTTTCAGATGTTTGA
- a CDS encoding sugar transferase — MKKEFKIPWWKRPFDVVFSLFAILVTLPIMIPIAAAIKLTDGGSVFFKQKRPGLNGKEFFVYKFRTMYPNNEKILEEYLEKNPEAKKEWELYRKLKSYDPRVTPIGRFLRKYSLDELPQFLNVLKGDMSVVGPRPYIYKEFDDYKIPEDVRKKLLSVKPGVTGLWQVEGRNEATFEDRIKFDLKYVENLSFWKDIKIILKTIWVMLTGKGAY, encoded by the coding sequence TTGAAAAAAGAGTTTAAAATTCCGTGGTGGAAGAGACCTTTTGATGTTGTTTTTTCTTTGTTTGCCATATTGGTAACACTTCCAATAATGATTCCAATAGCAGCAGCAATAAAGTTAACTGATGGGGGAAGTGTTTTTTTTAAACAAAAGCGACCCGGGTTAAATGGCAAAGAATTTTTTGTTTATAAATTTAGAACAATGTATCCAAATAACGAAAAGATTCTTGAAGAATATCTTGAAAAAAATCCGGAAGCTAAAAAAGAATGGGAACTTTATAGAAAACTTAAAAGTTATGACCCAAGAGTTACTCCTATTGGTAGATTTTTGAGAAAGTATAGTCTTGATGAGCTCCCCCAGTTTTTAAATGTTTTGAAAGGCGATATGAGTGTTGTAGGGCCAAGACCCTATATATACAAAGAATTTGACGACTATAAAATCCCTGAAGATGTTAGGAAAAAGCTTTTATCTGTAAAACCTGGTGTAACAGGTCTCTGGCAGGTAGAAGGAAGAAATGAAGCAACTTTTGAAGATAGAATTAAATTTGACTTAAAGTATGTGGAAAATCTCTCATTCTGGAAGGATATAAAAATTATTTTAAAAACAATTTGGGTTATGCTCACGGGAAAAGGGGCTTATTGA
- the hldE gene encoding bifunctional D-glycero-beta-D-manno-heptose-7-phosphate kinase/D-glycero-beta-D-manno-heptose 1-phosphate adenylyltransferase HldE: MFDKLDFSNASVLVLGDLMLDKYYFGNVNRISPEAPVPVVKVNREEYTLGGAGNVVNNIINLKAKAYMIGAVGEDSNKSVIKQLLDEKQVKYHLLERDLPTITKIRVVGEHQQIVRIDFEEIKHLEQEEIERVKEYILTLINKVDCLVISDYGKGMVNFELSQFVINQAREKNLPVIVDPKGNDWSKYKGATIITPNLKELSDLLKIEIRNDDKEIETYGQEVREKYNLKYLLVTRSEKGMSLIAENEVHHIRSEAKEVYDVSGAGDTVVATLATAISAGINISDAIKIANTAAGIVVRKIGTAPITLDELKNALKVYRNRKLRHLQDLIVEIAMLREKGKKIVFTNGCFDILHRGHIEYLKKAKELGDVLIVGLNSDDSVKRIKGKDRPINRQEDRAELLASLEFVDYVVIFDEDTPYNLIKEIKPHVLVKGGDYKLEEIVGREFAKKTITLPFIEGYSTTFLIEKMRNR, from the coding sequence ATGTTTGATAAGTTGGACTTTTCTAATGCTTCAGTCCTTGTCCTTGGTGATTTGATGTTAGATAAATACTATTTTGGAAATGTAAATAGAATTTCTCCTGAAGCTCCGGTTCCTGTAGTTAAAGTTAATCGTGAAGAATATACTCTGGGTGGTGCAGGTAATGTAGTTAACAACATTATCAACTTAAAAGCTAAAGCTTACATGATTGGAGCTGTAGGAGAAGATTCTAATAAAAGCGTTATCAAGCAGCTCTTAGACGAAAAACAAGTTAAATATCATCTTTTAGAAAGAGATTTACCTACAATTACTAAGATAAGAGTTGTTGGTGAACATCAGCAAATAGTTAGAATAGACTTTGAGGAGATAAAACATTTAGAACAGGAAGAGATAGAAAGGGTAAAAGAATATATTTTGACTCTAATTAATAAAGTTGATTGTCTGGTTATCTCCGACTATGGTAAAGGAATGGTTAACTTTGAGTTATCCCAATTTGTTATAAACCAAGCTCGAGAAAAAAATCTCCCTGTAATAGTTGATCCTAAAGGTAACGATTGGAGCAAATATAAAGGAGCAACAATTATCACACCTAACCTAAAAGAGCTTTCTGATTTACTGAAAATAGAAATAAGAAATGATGATAAAGAGATAGAAACTTATGGACAAGAAGTTAGAGAAAAGTATAACCTAAAGTATTTATTGGTAACCCGTTCAGAAAAAGGAATGTCTTTAATTGCAGAAAACGAGGTGCATCACATTAGATCCGAAGCAAAAGAGGTTTATGATGTTTCAGGGGCTGGAGATACTGTAGTTGCAACGTTGGCAACGGCTATATCTGCAGGGATTAATATTTCAGATGCTATCAAGATAGCAAATACAGCAGCTGGAATAGTAGTAAGGAAAATAGGTACGGCACCTATTACTTTGGATGAGTTAAAGAACGCTTTAAAAGTTTATAGGAATAGAAAGCTTAGACATCTTCAAGACCTGATAGTAGAGATAGCTATGTTGAGAGAAAAAGGAAAAAAAATTGTTTTTACAAATGGGTGTTTTGATATTTTACATAGAGGACATATTGAGTATCTGAAAAAAGCTAAGGAATTGGGAGATGTTCTTATTGTAGGTTTAAATAGTGATGATTCTGTAAAGAGAATAAAAGGTAAAGATAGACCTATAAATAGGCAGGAAGACAGAGCAGAACTTCTTGCAAGTTTAGAGTTCGTTGATTATGTAGTTATTTTTGATGAAGATACGCCTTATAACCTTATTAAGGAAATAAAACCTCATGTATTAGTTAAGGGAGGAGATTACAAATTAGAAGAGATTGTTGGAAGAGAGTTTGCGAAGAAAACTATAACTTTACCTTTTATTGAAGGCTATTCTACAACATTTCTAATAGAAAAAATGAGAAATAGATAG
- a CDS encoding glycosyltransferase family 9 protein, producing MGKKYNNERGSKLLKFLDRYFGIPVIFTLGFFNRKRKRPQLIEKIALLKTAAIGDTVLLSAIIRGINESMPQAKITLFTGSSNYEIAKIIAEAFFNVNVIKLPIKNPFNAISIIKQYEFDAWLDFGPWPRLNALFSYFANAKFKVGFKTKNQYRHYIYDTAVEHSDKIHELFNYKNILKQINIEDSNFPQIKVDTNVKKDKKLIVIHMFPGGSRSYLKEWPETYWIQLIDYLTSKGYLITLTGAKVDRNRALHIYNLCKRKDFVNVVAGELSLKDVILLLRKSFLVISVNTGIMHLASALNCNLVALHGPTSSKRWGPLNENSVAIQSPLKCSPCLNLGFEYGCNKNKCMESISVDTVLDAVRKFLRDI from the coding sequence ATGGGTAAAAAATATAACAATGAGAGGGGCAGTAAACTTTTAAAATTTTTAGATAGATATTTTGGTATTCCAGTAATATTCACATTAGGATTTTTTAACAGAAAGAGAAAAAGACCTCAATTAATTGAAAAGATAGCTTTATTAAAAACAGCTGCTATAGGTGATACTGTTTTACTTAGTGCTATTATAAGAGGTATAAATGAAAGTATGCCTCAAGCTAAAATAACTTTATTTACAGGTTCAAGTAATTACGAAATAGCAAAGATAATAGCTGAAGCATTCTTTAATGTGAACGTTATAAAGCTACCTATAAAGAATCCATTCAATGCAATTTCTATAATAAAACAATATGAGTTTGATGCTTGGCTTGATTTTGGTCCATGGCCAAGGTTGAATGCTTTATTTTCTTATTTTGCTAATGCTAAGTTTAAAGTAGGATTTAAAACTAAGAATCAATATAGACATTACATTTATGATACTGCCGTAGAGCATAGTGATAAGATTCATGAATTATTTAATTATAAAAATATTCTTAAACAAATAAATATAGAAGATAGCAATTTCCCGCAAATTAAAGTAGATACTAATGTTAAGAAAGATAAAAAACTAATTGTTATTCATATGTTTCCAGGAGGTTCAAGAAGTTATCTAAAGGAGTGGCCTGAAACTTACTGGATACAACTTATAGATTACTTGACGAGTAAAGGATATCTCATTACTTTAACTGGGGCAAAAGTAGATAGAAATCGTGCTTTACACATTTATAATTTGTGTAAAAGAAAAGATTTTGTAAACGTTGTCGCTGGTGAATTATCTCTAAAAGATGTAATTCTTTTACTAAGGAAAAGTTTTTTGGTAATTAGCGTAAATACCGGCATTATGCATTTAGCTTCTGCTCTAAACTGTAATCTTGTGGCTTTACATGGCCCTACATCTTCTAAAAGGTGGGGGCCACTAAATGAAAACTCTGTTGCTATTCAAAGCCCATTGAAGTGTTCTCCGTGTTTAAACTTAGGATTTGAATATGGTTGTAATAAAAATAAATGTATGGAATCAATTTCTGTAGATACTGTTCTTGATGCAGTAAGAAAATTTTTAAGAGATATTTAA
- a CDS encoding HepT-like ribonuclease domain-containing protein: MRNFVCWNSVIREFEILGEAAKHLISSGLINEDYRVVFDFRNLLIHHCFGIDAEVVWNVVKNDLPEFKKVIIDAINRIKPSLKMQLIDSYTRMNSHLNFILKELEKFKV, encoded by the coding sequence TTGCGCAATTTCGTATGTTGGAATAGTGTTATAAGGGAATTTGAAATTTTAGGAGAGGCAGCAAAACATCTTATCAGTTCAGGATTGATAAATGAAGATTATAGAGTTGTTTTTGACTTCAGAAATCTGTTGATTCATCATTGTTTTGGGATAGATGCAGAAGTGGTCTGGAATGTTGTGAAAAACGACCTTCCGGAATTTAAAAAAGTAATCATAGATGCAATAAATAGAATTAAGCCATCATTGAAGATGCAACTGATAGATTCTTATACAAGGATGAACAGCCATTTAAATTTTATTCTAAAAGAGTTAGAGAAATTTAAAGTGTAA
- a CDS encoding nucleotidyltransferase domain-containing protein, whose product MKVRLTDEEILAIKRLAQDIFGDCEVYIFGSRLKEKKGGDIDIYIVPEEKSNLFKKKLKLSSKLENLLGKPVDVVVNRNTDRKIEREALKGVKL is encoded by the coding sequence TTGAAAGTAAGGCTTACAGATGAAGAAATACTTGCTATAAAAAGATTAGCACAGGATATTTTTGGAGATTGTGAAGTATATATTTTTGGAAGCAGATTAAAAGAAAAAAAAGGAGGAGATATAGATATATATATTGTTCCAGAGGAAAAATCAAATCTCTTCAAAAAAAAGTTAAAGCTCTCATCTAAACTTGAAAATTTACTGGGAAAACCTGTTGATGTTGTGGTAAACAGAAATACAGATAGAAAAATTGAAAGGGAAGCTCTAAAGGGAGTGAAATTATAA
- a CDS encoding MBL fold metallo-hydrolase, with amino-acid sequence MDMMIPLGGGNEIGASAYLYFIGGRKILIDYGIRFNNKESFPDLEFLKSLAPEIDAIIITHAHIDHCGAFHIASSLYPDTPVITTFETAELLSLMVEDAIKVRYIGREEESFTEYKLFDEAFLRIERKDFFEPFTFGDIEITLFPAGHILGAASVLFKWDGKSLYHTGDISLKDQFTVKGAVLPDEKVNFLVMESTYYYTDRDGGDETSLVEGVKEIVERKGKILIPVFALGRAQEIISILKEGMMKGEIPPINVYVDGLAREVCNIYEHNIDKEFFNFYIQPAPFYEGLSYEEACEENLREADCIIATSGMLMENTPSYIYGKLIGKRANNGIIFSGYLSEESFGYRLLKEKKKLKNFKCQILKHHLSAHGSGKDLRMIESVLSPDKVILVHGYPSKEKRIRHAANREVVYL; translated from the coding sequence ATGGATATGATGATACCCCTTGGTGGTGGCAATGAGATAGGTGCAAGTGCCTATCTCTATTTTATAGGCGGAAGAAAGATACTTATTGACTATGGGATAAGGTTTAATAATAAAGAGTCTTTTCCTGATCTTGAATTTTTAAAGTCTTTAGCTCCTGAAATTGATGCGATAATTATCACTCATGCACACATAGACCACTGTGGTGCGTTTCATATAGCATCTTCCCTTTATCCGGACACACCTGTTATAACAACTTTTGAAACAGCAGAACTTTTATCTTTAATGGTTGAAGATGCAATTAAGGTCAGATATATAGGAAGGGAAGAGGAAAGCTTTACAGAGTATAAGCTGTTTGATGAAGCTTTTTTAAGAATAGAAAGAAAGGATTTCTTTGAGCCGTTTACTTTTGGGGATATTGAGATAACACTTTTCCCTGCAGGACATATTCTTGGTGCTGCATCTGTTCTTTTTAAATGGGATGGAAAATCTCTCTACCACACGGGAGATATATCCTTAAAAGATCAATTCACTGTAAAGGGAGCGGTGTTGCCTGATGAAAAGGTGAATTTTCTCGTTATGGAAAGCACCTACTACTACACAGACAGAGACGGCGGAGATGAAACCTCTCTTGTTGAAGGTGTAAAGGAAATAGTGGAAAGAAAAGGGAAAATTCTCATTCCTGTTTTTGCCCTTGGAAGGGCTCAGGAGATTATATCTATCTTAAAAGAAGGTATGATGAAAGGGGAGATTCCGCCGATAAATGTTTATGTTGATGGCCTTGCGAGAGAGGTTTGTAACATTTATGAACATAACATAGATAAAGAGTTTTTTAACTTCTACATCCAGCCTGCTCCTTTTTACGAAGGGCTTTCTTACGAGGAGGCTTGTGAGGAGAATTTAAGGGAAGCGGACTGTATAATTGCAACATCCGGGATGCTTATGGAAAATACTCCCTCCTACATTTACGGGAAATTGATAGGTAAGAGAGCTAATAACGGGATAATATTCAGCGGTTATCTTTCTGAGGAAAGTTTTGGATACAGACTGCTTAAAGAGAAGAAAAAGCTGAAGAATTTTAAGTGCCAGATACTTAAACATCACCTTTCAGCTCACGGTAGCGGGAAAGATTTAAGAATGATAGAAAGTGTGCTTTCTCCTGATAAAGTTATTCTTGTACACGGTTATCCGTCAAAGGAAAAGAGAATCCGTCATGCAGCCAACAGGGAGGTTGTTTATCTTTGA
- the rfaD gene encoding ADP-glyceromanno-heptose 6-epimerase gives MIIVTGGAGFIGSNIVKELNEKGIDEILIVDNLENSEKHRNLNRLEFLDFIDKRDFIENLSKFQGLNIEVIFHQGACSNTMEYDGRYMMENNYAYSKKLLHFAMDNKIRFIYASSASVYGTGKNGFREVKGCEYPLNIYAFSKFLFDHYVRRIINNVEVQIVGLRYFNVYGPQENHKEKMASVVFHFHNQILKEGKVKLFEGSENFKRDFIYVKDVVNVNMFFFENPDKKGIFNCGTGKARSFLDIAKIMQRLYDKDVKIEFIPFSEQLKGKYQTFTEADLTNLKKTGYEKSFTELEIGVKDYVQTLKRSGGYL, from the coding sequence GTGATAATAGTTACTGGAGGAGCTGGTTTCATTGGAAGTAATATAGTTAAGGAGCTAAACGAGAAGGGAATTGACGAAATATTAATCGTTGATAACTTAGAAAATTCAGAGAAGCATAGAAATCTAAATAGGTTAGAATTTTTGGATTTTATAGATAAACGAGACTTTATAGAGAATCTTTCTAAATTCCAAGGTTTAAACATAGAAGTTATATTTCATCAGGGAGCATGTTCAAATACAATGGAGTATGATGGTAGATATATGATGGAAAATAATTATGCTTATAGTAAAAAGTTGTTGCATTTTGCTATGGATAATAAGATAAGGTTTATTTATGCATCATCTGCATCTGTTTATGGGACTGGAAAAAATGGTTTTAGAGAAGTAAAAGGATGCGAATATCCTCTGAATATTTATGCCTTTTCAAAGTTTCTATTTGATCATTATGTGAGGCGGATTATTAACAATGTAGAGGTTCAAATTGTAGGACTTAGATATTTTAACGTTTATGGTCCTCAGGAAAATCATAAAGAAAAAATGGCTTCTGTGGTATTTCATTTTCATAATCAAATATTAAAAGAAGGAAAGGTGAAATTATTTGAAGGTAGCGAGAACTTCAAGAGGGATTTCATATATGTAAAAGATGTTGTTAATGTTAATATGTTTTTCTTTGAGAATCCAGATAAAAAAGGAATATTTAATTGTGGTACAGGTAAAGCAAGAAGTTTTTTAGATATAGCAAAGATAATGCAACGATTATATGATAAGGATGTAAAAATTGAGTTTATTCCTTTTTCTGAGCAATTAAAGGGAAAATATCAAACTTTCACAGAGGCAGATTTAACAAATTTAAAGAAAACAGGATATGAGAAGTCCTTCACAGAATTAGAAATAGGAGTTAAGGACTATGTTCAAACTTTGAAAAGGAGTGGAGGTTATCTTTAA
- a CDS encoding DDE-type integrase/transposase/recombinase, translated as MANERRGNRLKTPKKKPKVIKPRKILGIDGTKFGIDRPGWATLIIVIDWYTKEILGYEISLRNKSSQWITALQEALFNGYPEGAMGKGIKLVSDYGSQPTSKSFMKFCSELGIKQIFASYNNLKGNAETEWKKKEMKKLHRELNKFSEFLVLIFRGV; from the coding sequence ATGGCTAATGAAAGAAGAGGAAATCGACTGAAAACTCCAAAGAAAAAGCCGAAGGTTATAAAGCCAAGGAAAATACTTGGGATAGATGGCACAAAGTTTGGGATAGATAGGCCTGGATGGGCGACCCTGATAATAGTGATTGACTGGTACACAAAAGAGATACTTGGATATGAAATTTCCCTAAGAAATAAAAGCAGTCAATGGATAACTGCTCTTCAAGAAGCACTCTTCAACGGTTATCCTGAAGGAGCCATGGGCAAAGGGATAAAACTTGTCAGTGATTATGGAAGTCAACCTACGAGTAAAAGCTTTATGAAATTCTGTTCAGAACTTGGGATAAAGCAAATATTTGCAAGCTATAACAATCTGAAGGGAAATGCAGAGACTGAATGGAAAAAGAAGGAGATGAAGAAGTTGCATAGGGAACTTAACAAATTTTCTGAATTTTTGGTCTTGATTTTTAGGGGAGTATGA
- a CDS encoding mannose-1-phosphate guanylyltransferase/mannose-6-phosphate isomerase, which translates to MKTIILAGGSGTRLFPISRKKYPKQFLKIGDEKSLFQKTVERSLLAVNPEDLIIITNKDYQFHIKNQLSEVFNDSSVESFNLILEPLGRNTAPAIALAAKFALEKLKVSEDEVLFVSPSDHIISPVEKFAEYMKKAEKIAKEGYIVTFGIRPTKPETGYGYIEADSALSLTETNHNSPSTNPTIYKVRQFHEKPDLETAKEYLAKGNYYWNSGMFAFTIKTIFEEFKKNAPEIYEKVENSTFEEVLENFESMPDTSIDYAVMEKTEKGVVLPLDITWSDVGSWDAFYEVMEKDENRNVKVGNVIDINTKDSLILGNKRVVSTIGIEDLMIIETDDVLLIAKKGEGQKVREVVRKLKESEKFKHLTEFHTTVYRPWGSFTELEKGDRYRIKRITVKPGEALSLQLHYHRSEHWVVVKGTAKVILEDDNGNLKEIFVHENESIFVPKTRKHRLINPGKIPLELIEVQVGEYVEEDDIVRFDDRYCRE; encoded by the coding sequence ATGAAAACAATAATTCTTGCTGGCGGAAGTGGTACACGGCTTTTTCCAATATCAAGAAAAAAATATCCCAAGCAATTCTTAAAAATCGGTGATGAAAAATCCTTATTTCAAAAAACTGTTGAAAGAAGTTTACTTGCTGTTAATCCGGAAGATTTAATCATAATAACTAATAAAGATTACCAATTCCACATTAAAAACCAGCTCTCAGAAGTATTTAACGATTCAAGCGTTGAGTCTTTTAATCTAATTCTTGAACCGTTGGGAAGAAACACGGCTCCAGCAATAGCGCTTGCAGCAAAGTTTGCACTTGAAAAGCTTAAAGTATCTGAAGATGAAGTTTTATTTGTATCTCCTTCTGACCATATTATTTCACCTGTTGAAAAGTTTGCTGAATACATGAAGAAGGCTGAAAAAATAGCAAAAGAAGGATATATCGTAACTTTTGGTATTAGACCTACAAAACCAGAAACAGGCTACGGCTATATTGAAGCCGATAGTGCTCTATCACTAACCGAAACTAACCACAACTCACCCTCAACTAACCCTACCATTTACAAAGTGAGGCAATTCCACGAAAAGCCCGATTTAGAAACTGCTAAAGAGTATTTAGCAAAAGGAAATTACTACTGGAATAGTGGAATGTTTGCTTTTACTATAAAAACGATTTTTGAAGAATTTAAGAAAAATGCACCTGAAATTTATGAAAAAGTAGAAAATAGTACATTTGAAGAAGTTTTGGAGAACTTTGAATCTATGCCGGATACTTCTATAGATTACGCTGTAATGGAAAAAACAGAAAAGGGTGTTGTTTTGCCACTTGACATAACTTGGTCAGATGTAGGCTCATGGGATGCTTTTTATGAAGTGATGGAAAAGGATGAAAATAGAAATGTAAAGGTTGGTAATGTTATCGATATTAATACAAAAGATTCTTTGATTTTGGGTAATAAAAGAGTTGTTTCTACTATTGGAATTGAAGACTTAATGATTATTGAAACAGATGATGTTTTGTTAATCGCAAAGAAAGGGGAAGGTCAAAAGGTTAGAGAAGTTGTAAGAAAGTTAAAAGAAAGTGAGAAGTTTAAGCATTTAACAGAATTTCATACAACAGTTTATCGTCCATGGGGAAGTTTCACTGAGCTTGAAAAGGGGGATAGATACAGAATAAAAAGGATTACTGTAAAGCCGGGGGAGGCTTTAAGTTTGCAGCTTCACTACCACAGGAGTGAACACTGGGTAGTGGTAAAAGGAACAGCTAAGGTTATCCTTGAAGATGATAATGGAAATTTAAAGGAAATTTTTGTGCATGAGAATGAAAGTATTTTTGTTCCGAAAACAAGAAAGCACAGGCTTATAAATCCGGGGAAGATACCTCTTGAGTTGATAGAAGTTCAGGTCGGAGAATATGTTGAAGAAGATGATATAGTCAGGTTTGATGATAGGTATTGTAGGGAATGA
- a CDS encoding nucleotidyltransferase family protein, with protein MKIRLTDEEIHTIKKLAQDIFGECKIYIFGSRLKDKKGGDIDIYVVPEEKTNLFKKKLKFSSKLENLLGKPVDVVVSRDINRKIEREALRGVRL; from the coding sequence TTGAAGATAAGGCTTACAGATGAAGAAATTCACACAATAAAAAAATTAGCACAGGATATTTTTGGTGAGTGTAAAATCTATATCTTTGGAAGCAGGTTAAAAGACAAAAAGGGGGGAGATATAGATATATATGTTGTTCCAGAAGAAAAAACGAACTTGTTTAAAAAAAAGTTGAAATTTTCATCCAAGCTTGAAAATTTACTGGGAAAGCCCGTTGATGTTGTTGTAAGCAGGGATATAAATAGGAAAATTGAAAGAGAAGCTTTAAGAGGAGTAAGATTATAG
- a CDS encoding GIY-YIG nuclease family protein, with the protein MSKQGFVYIVTNKNNKVLYIGVTSDLVRRIYQHRNKLIDGFTSKYNCTKLVYYEVFDSIEEAIKREKYLKGKKRQFKVDLINRFNPEWKDLYESILDSEILRYRSE; encoded by the coding sequence ATGAGCAAACAAGGGTTTGTGTATATTGTGACGAATAAAAACAACAAAGTTTTATATATCGGTGTTACAAGTGATTTGGTAAGAAGAATCTATCAGCACAGAAATAAGCTTATTGATGGATTTACCAGTAAGTATAACTGCACTAAATTGGTTTATTATGAAGTATTTGACTCAATTGAGGAAGCAATTAAAAGAGAAAAGTATTTAAAGGGAAAGAAAAGGCAGTTTAAGGTTGATTTGATAAATCGCTTTAATCCAGAGTGGAAGGATCTCTATGAGAGTATTTTAGATAGTGAGATTCTTCGCTATCGCTCAGAATGA